The DNA segment ACCTTTAGGTTTGAGTGCTTATCAACTCTATAAGGATACCGGTATTCCTCAGTCACGTCTTAGTGAAATAATGCATGGAAGAAGAAGTATTTCTGCAAATTATGCATTAAAGTTAGGTAAGTATTTTGATCTTCCTCCTCAGTTCTGGTTAGGTTTACAGAATGATTTTGATCTTTTGGAAGCTGAAAGAAAGATTCATAGTCAGTTATCAAAAATTAAGAAATATACGGCTAAAAAAGTTAAGACGCCATCCATGGCTTAATTTTCGCTACAAGCCCAAGGTTTACTACGCCTAACTATCGGTGCTTCCGCTCCGCTCGTGGATCGCTAACGCGACCACTCGCTCGGGCTACGCCACATTTGCTTCTGTCACTTCGTTTGCATGAGCAAGTCTCGTGCCATCGCAAACGTCGGAACACCTTGGTCGTTAGGCGTCAGTTTTTTGAAGCGGCATCATATTGTTTGAAAGAATTCTATTTTTTCGAGTTTTGTATTTAGCAGGAAAGGATGAACATTACAGACGATTAGTGTTTGACAATCATCTGATAAATGTGTAAATTAGATCTGTGAGTTCAAATCTATTAAGTCGGATCACTTTAAATCCTGAAGTATGCCATGGGAAACCTACCATCCGGAACCAACGGTATACTGTTGAGCTTATACTTGACCTTTTATCTTCTGGAATGTCTGAAGATGAGATTATTTCGGATTACCCATCTATTGAAAAAGAAGATATCTTAGCTTGTCTTGAATATGCTTCGAATTTGGTAAAAGTTAAATCAATATATAAAGCTTCTGCATGAAGTTCTTTATTGATGCTCAACTTCCTTTTAGCTTAATTCATTTATTCAAAGAAAAGAATTTTGAAGTCTTTCATACTGAGCATCTCCCGTTAGGAAATAAAACTTCCGATTCTGATATCATTTCATATTGTGATTCGAATGATTTAATTTTAATCACAAAAGATTCAGATTTCTTAGACTCTTATCTTATAAGAAAGAAGCCGCGCAAGTTATTAGTAGTAACTACTGGGAATATAAAAAATAGAGAACTGTTTTCACTATTTCAGCAATTTTTATCGAAAATTGCGGAAGAGTTTGATGATAGCGATTGGTTGGAATTATCAAACAAAGGCTTAATAGTTCATCAGGATTAGATTTGAACCGCTTCAAAAAACCGCTGCGGCCCTTCGGGCACGCCTAACTATCGATGCTTCCGCTCCGCTTGTGGATCACTACGTGACCACTCGCTCGGGCTACGCCACATTTGCTTCTGTCACTTTGTTTGCAGAGCAAACTCGTGCCATCGCGAACGTCGGCTAGGCTTGGTCGTTATGCGACATCAGCCAGAATTTGTTTTTTTCATTTTGAGGTGTTCGTTCGCTAAATTTGAATGGTTGCTTGCTTGGTAATTAATTAGTTCCTTTTTTCTAATAGCCGCCATGCTTTTAAAGTGCATCTTTCGATTCCGGCTTTTCATTTCGTGCGGCTTGTGGTGTTTGAGGATAGCGTTGCGAGGCGGACAGAATTCGTCTTAGTAAATCCTTCAGCTTCGAATGGTCTGAAATTTTTAGGAATAGGGCTGAAACGTCGGATAACTTCCGGTGCCTCCGCGCCGCTCGGAGATCGCTTCGCGACTCGCTCGCTTGGCCTTCGGCACATTCGCTTCCGTCACTTCGTTTGCAAAGCAAACTCGTGCCGTTGCGAAACGTCGGAACACCTTGGTCGTTAGGCGTAATGCCCGTGCATCTGTCTTTATTCAAGGGAAACGAAATTTCTGCAAATTGATAGAATTTTTAATTGACCCAGGTATAACTCGAGTTATACTTATTTTATGAAGACTGCTGTCTCAATTCCTGATGATTTATTTAAAACAGCGGAAAAAACCGCCAAAAGGCTGGGGATTCCTCGAAGCCAACTTTTTGCAAAGGCATTAGAAGAGTTTATTCAATTACATAGTAAAGAATCAGTGACCGAAAGATTAAATAAAATTTATACAAATAGAAAAGATAGCTCGAAAGACAGTATCAATAATCTATCTGTTGAATCACTGCGCAAGAGTTTAAAGAATGATTCGTGGTGAAATTTGGTGGGTGGATTTAGGAATTCCATTCGGCAGTGAACCTGGCTTTAAGCGTCCTGTTTTAATAGTACAAGATGATTCTTTTAATGAAAGTAACATTAATACAGTAATTGTAGTTTCAATTACATCAAATTTGAATTT comes from the Leptospira dzoumogneensis genome and includes:
- a CDS encoding HigA family addiction module antitoxin, whose amino-acid sequence is MKKWIKNPHPGDILNEEFLKPLGLSAYQLYKDTGIPQSRLSEIMHGRRSISANYALKLGKYFDLPPQFWLGLQNDFDLLEAERKIHSQLSKIKKYTAKKVKTPSMA
- a CDS encoding DUF433 domain-containing protein → MSSNLLSRITLNPEVCHGKPTIRNQRYTVELILDLLSSGMSEDEIISDYPSIEKEDILACLEYASNLVKVKSIYKASA
- a CDS encoding DUF5615 family PIN-like protein yields the protein MKFFIDAQLPFSLIHLFKEKNFEVFHTEHLPLGNKTSDSDIISYCDSNDLILITKDSDFLDSYLIRKKPRKLLVVTTGNIKNRELFSLFQQFLSKIAEEFDDSDWLELSNKGLIVHQD
- a CDS encoding CopG family transcriptional regulator, with translation MKTAVSIPDDLFKTAEKTAKRLGIPRSQLFAKALEEFIQLHSKESVTERLNKIYTNRKDSSKDSINNLSVESLRKSLKNDSW